From Saprospiraceae bacterium, one genomic window encodes:
- a CDS encoding CRTAC1 family protein: protein MVQKQLLIFVSACFITSGSCKLEDKKKEDSKSIEQYISEVRNQFNHKSNTYALDAIIAHCDAQLLTNLNMQDRLQMELNRADALLKKGLNNLAIESLNFIIQQIKDPYKPEYQVIGQMYALAHLRLAEQQNCLNNHSNESCILPIMGEGIHKDQSANKIAIESFLKLLEQNPTDYASRWLLNIAYMTIGEYPDNVPKKWLVPGLDQNLSKTPLKAFENVAPELGLNRRNMAGGVIIEDFNNDKLLDIVLSDWGLDSKLEYFINDGVGGFTKVSESSGLSKITGGLNMLCADYDNDGDSDILVLRGGWYEKLGKIPNSLVRNNGDNTFTDVTVESGILSFHPTQTGVFQDFNNDGFLDLFIGNESSQMDDPQPCELFINKGDGTFTEVAKKAGCDIVHFIKGTTAGDYNNDGLMDIFLSSAYGERFLLKNTGIQDGIPQFTNVAKEAGLLDIVIRCFPTWFWDFNNDGWLDIFISGYEPGINIAHAACTEALQIPNEASHLYLYKNNGDGTFTNISKKADLHKTVLTMGANFGDIDNDGHLDMYLTTGNPGLTSLTPNKLFRNKGDETFEDVTYATRLGNLQKGHGVSIADIDNDGDQDIFHEIGGAYPGDAYFSALYTNPGQNKNNWIKIQLTGKETNASAVGSRIKLTFKDRGKQRSVYRDVNTGGSFGCSPIRREIGIGQAKMIDEIEITWQKTQKTLKLKDIQPNQFISITEGEEGYKVLDLKTLTLKGDSTKLLICNPVVIP, encoded by the coding sequence ATGGTTCAAAAACAACTACTCATTTTTGTATCTGCCTGTTTTATAACAAGTGGTTCCTGCAAGCTGGAAGACAAGAAAAAGGAAGATTCGAAGAGCATCGAGCAATATATTTCTGAAGTCAGGAATCAATTTAACCACAAGTCAAATACCTATGCATTAGATGCTATTATAGCCCACTGTGACGCCCAATTACTCACCAATTTGAATATGCAGGATCGATTACAAATGGAATTGAATCGGGCTGATGCACTCTTAAAAAAAGGCCTCAACAATTTAGCCATTGAGTCCTTGAATTTTATTATTCAACAAATTAAGGATCCATATAAACCCGAATACCAGGTGATTGGTCAGATGTATGCCTTGGCACACCTGCGTCTTGCCGAACAACAGAATTGTCTCAATAACCATTCAAATGAATCCTGTATTCTTCCAATAATGGGAGAGGGCATTCATAAAGACCAGTCTGCCAACAAAATTGCGATTGAAAGTTTTCTTAAATTACTAGAGCAAAATCCGACAGATTATGCTTCCAGATGGTTATTAAACATTGCCTATATGACCATTGGTGAATATCCGGACAATGTTCCGAAAAAATGGTTGGTGCCGGGATTAGACCAAAATCTATCCAAAACACCACTGAAGGCATTTGAAAATGTAGCGCCGGAACTTGGTTTGAATAGAAGAAATATGGCCGGGGGAGTCATCATAGAGGATTTTAACAATGATAAATTATTGGATATTGTGCTTTCAGATTGGGGATTGGATAGTAAACTGGAATATTTTATAAATGATGGTGTCGGTGGTTTTACAAAAGTTTCGGAGTCATCTGGTTTATCAAAAATAACAGGGGGCTTGAATATGTTGTGTGCGGACTATGACAATGATGGAGATTCCGATATATTGGTCTTGCGTGGCGGCTGGTATGAAAAATTAGGCAAAATTCCCAATTCACTGGTCAGAAATAATGGCGACAATACATTTACAGATGTCACGGTCGAAAGTGGAATTTTATCTTTTCATCCTACTCAGACAGGTGTATTCCAGGATTTTAACAATGACGGATTTCTTGACCTCTTTATTGGAAATGAATCTTCTCAAATGGACGATCCCCAACCGTGTGAGTTATTTATCAATAAAGGGGATGGTACATTTACAGAAGTGGCTAAAAAAGCAGGCTGCGATATAGTTCATTTCATTAAAGGCACTACTGCCGGAGATTATAACAACGATGGCCTTATGGACATCTTTCTATCCAGCGCTTATGGTGAGCGTTTTCTCTTGAAAAATACAGGAATTCAAGATGGTATTCCACAATTTACAAATGTGGCAAAGGAAGCAGGTTTACTTGATATCGTTATTCGGTGTTTCCCCACCTGGTTTTGGGATTTTAACAACGATGGCTGGTTGGATATTTTTATTAGTGGATATGAACCTGGAATAAACATTGCACATGCTGCTTGTACAGAAGCACTTCAGATTCCCAACGAAGCAAGCCATTTGTATTTATATAAAAACAATGGAGACGGTACTTTTACCAATATTTCAAAAAAGGCAGATCTACATAAAACTGTTTTAACGATGGGTGCAAATTTTGGAGATATTGACAATGATGGACATTTGGACATGTATTTGACCACGGGAAATCCAGGATTGACTTCACTGACGCCCAACAAATTATTCAGAAACAAAGGGGATGAGACCTTTGAAGATGTCACTTACGCGACCCGACTTGGAAACCTTCAAAAAGGTCATGGGGTATCTATCGCGGATATTGACAATGATGGAGATCAGGATATTTTTCATGAAATTGGTGGAGCTTATCCGGGAGATGCTTATTTCAGTGCCTTGTATACGAATCCAGGACAAAATAAAAACAACTGGATTAAAATCCAGCTTACAGGAAAAGAAACCAATGCCTCCGCAGTTGGGTCCAGAATAAAATTGACCTTCAAAGATAGAGGAAAACAAAGGTCTGTTTACAGAGATGTCAATACCGGTGGTAGTTTTGGCTGCAGTCCCATTCGAAGGGAGATTGGTATTGGGCAAGCGAAAATGATCGATGAAATAGAAATTACCTGGCAAAAGACCCAAAAGACCCTCAAGTTGAAAGATATTCAACCCAATCAGTTTATTTCCATTACGGAGGGAGAAGAAGGCTATAAAGTGCTTGATCTCAAAACCCTCACATTAAAAGGTGACAGCACCAAATTATTGATTTGTAATCCTGTTGTTATTCCATAA
- the tsaE gene encoding tRNA (adenosine(37)-N6)-threonylcarbamoyltransferase complex ATPase subunit type 1 TsaE, with the protein MYEFESGPVIPDAVLSEWIHIMLPFKIWCLESNLGGGKTHLVRQFGRMIGFEHEVSSPTFSIVNQYSCKPNPFGFETIYHADLYRLNSLEEAHDSGLMEYLFANSLIIIEWPELIRSYLQHEKYAWIQISPVGIDSRKYTLNLIS; encoded by the coding sequence ATGTACGAGTTTGAGTCAGGTCCTGTAATACCGGATGCTGTTTTATCTGAATGGATTCATATCATGCTGCCTTTTAAAATATGGTGTCTCGAATCAAATCTTGGAGGTGGAAAAACTCATTTGGTCAGACAGTTTGGAAGGATGATTGGCTTTGAACACGAAGTGAGTAGTCCCACTTTCTCCATCGTGAATCAATATTCCTGTAAGCCCAATCCTTTTGGATTTGAAACCATTTATCACGCTGATTTATACAGACTAAATAGCTTAGAGGAGGCACATGACTCCGGATTGATGGAATATCTATTTGCGAATAGCCTTATCATTATTGAATGGCCCGAGTTGATCCGGTCATACCTGCAACATGAAAAATATGCCTGGATTCAAATTTCCCCGGTTGGAATTGACTCTAGAAAATATACTTTAAACTTGATATCATGA
- a CDS encoding ATP-dependent helicase gives MRSREEHLKNFEREYAKLNSAQKKAVDTTEGPVMVIAGPGTGKTQILASRIANILLNNTVLPSNILCLTFTDAAVGNMKKRLNAMIGPESYDVGIFTYHSFCNKVIVENPHLFNLYGDHALADDLDIIELFLELLNALPSSNPLYSLKENYHDTIKKLKNLFREIKKENWNATEMKKNLENTIELLHLNPDLQYKRKHQEFAKGELNPSRYKKARLDLEKTLAAVDLYIHYQDALSKKNLYDFDDMILWVIEKFSSNPDLLADYQEKYQYILVDEYQDTNGSQMEIVRLLASYWDSPNVFVVGDDDQAIFRFQGANLSNMSEFIKQYQAQLIVLQENYRSSQTILDAASHCISHNHQRLVNYIQDLSKDLTASGKYQSIEHKPVILQNTDPHSEVHLVCRKIKELISSKGISPDAIAVLYRKNAESEAYAKALGSMGIPYQTSRSIDALKEPLTGSIIQILQYIENEENTPLTNDHILSHLLHQPFLGLDTIDLAKLFWRFNQLKEETYADPSQDNKPLSLRLCIAEEDFLRSAQLKFPQTVLDFSRSIEKLIAEKNICTVQVLIEKVLYELKILEYILANEDKQHLLQVLNAIFDFVKKISSKQTNLGLKELLLIFQKLISYNISLEVSYFSGSSQSVFLGTMHSAKGLEFDTVFIVNQTEASWKPLPNKNFILPDKYLWEETHSAEDDRRLFYVGMTRAERQLYISFPDKNISDKTSNPSRFVNELLESGLVELRKETISSEELTDHIGQQLQYHHRNFEQIERALLDRFLEKYEMSATSLQKYLNCPLQFYHETVLRIPGARTAYLGYGNAVHQTLEKYFAENLQRSDLNEERLKFLFGNAMRKYKSHFTDSEYVKYLQEGIVHLSGFLKKKSSDWTGVIRHSIELSFKNRRHLSVPISGKIDRIDFLPSGVRIVDYKTGNPNYLKSKIKAPNEKNPHGGDYWLQMVFYKILLQTESHLYPSLLDGVFYNIAPDQYGEYHSAHLAPSAQDIALVGNLISETYDKIKNGIFTPGCGKEDCVWCRYYQQKKLSLPETDFETEED, from the coding sequence ATGAGAAGCCGCGAAGAACATCTGAAGAATTTTGAAAGGGAATATGCGAAGCTGAACTCTGCTCAGAAAAAAGCAGTGGATACCACAGAAGGTCCTGTCATGGTGATTGCCGGACCGGGTACCGGTAAAACTCAGATACTGGCTAGTCGCATCGCCAACATCCTTTTGAATAATACCGTTTTGCCATCCAATATTCTCTGCCTGACTTTTACCGATGCTGCAGTAGGCAATATGAAAAAACGCTTAAATGCAATGATCGGACCTGAATCTTATGATGTCGGTATTTTTACCTATCACTCTTTCTGCAATAAGGTGATTGTAGAGAATCCACATCTTTTTAATTTGTATGGGGATCACGCGTTGGCTGACGATTTGGATATCATTGAGTTGTTTTTGGAACTCTTAAATGCGCTTCCATCATCCAACCCTTTGTACTCATTGAAAGAAAACTACCATGACACGATTAAAAAATTAAAAAATCTATTCAGAGAAATCAAAAAAGAAAACTGGAATGCGACAGAAATGAAAAAAAATCTGGAGAACACCATAGAACTTTTACATCTGAATCCAGATCTACAATACAAGAGAAAACATCAAGAATTTGCCAAAGGCGAACTCAACCCATCCAGATATAAAAAAGCCCGGCTCGATCTCGAGAAAACACTTGCTGCTGTGGACCTTTATATTCATTATCAAGATGCGCTGAGTAAGAAAAATCTATACGATTTTGACGACATGATTTTATGGGTTATTGAAAAATTCAGCTCCAACCCAGACCTATTGGCGGATTATCAGGAGAAATACCAATACATTCTGGTAGATGAATACCAGGACACCAATGGTTCGCAGATGGAAATCGTGCGTTTGTTGGCTTCATATTGGGACTCGCCCAATGTTTTTGTGGTAGGTGATGACGATCAGGCCATCTTTCGCTTTCAAGGGGCCAATCTCAGCAACATGTCCGAATTTATCAAACAATATCAAGCCCAACTCATCGTATTGCAAGAAAACTACCGTTCCTCTCAAACGATTCTGGACGCTGCATCTCATTGCATTTCTCACAATCATCAAAGATTGGTTAATTACATCCAAGACCTTAGTAAAGATTTGACAGCATCCGGCAAATACCAATCCATTGAGCACAAGCCCGTGATTCTGCAAAATACAGATCCGCATTCTGAGGTTCATCTGGTGTGCCGAAAAATTAAGGAGTTAATCAGTTCAAAAGGAATCTCTCCTGATGCCATTGCTGTTCTGTATAGAAAGAATGCAGAATCAGAAGCCTATGCCAAAGCACTTGGTTCCATGGGTATTCCCTACCAAACCAGCAGGTCAATCGATGCATTAAAAGAACCTTTGACCGGGTCCATCATTCAGATCCTACAATACATCGAAAATGAAGAAAATACTCCCTTAACCAATGATCACATTTTATCCCATTTGCTGCATCAGCCTTTTTTAGGACTGGATACGATTGATCTTGCCAAGTTATTCTGGCGATTCAACCAACTCAAGGAAGAAACTTATGCCGATCCATCGCAGGATAACAAGCCGCTCAGTTTAAGACTCTGTATCGCGGAAGAAGATTTTCTTAGATCTGCTCAATTGAAATTCCCTCAAACTGTTCTTGACTTTTCACGATCTATTGAAAAACTCATCGCGGAAAAAAATATTTGCACGGTACAGGTATTGATAGAAAAAGTTTTGTATGAATTAAAAATCCTGGAGTACATTCTTGCCAATGAAGATAAACAGCATCTTTTGCAAGTTTTGAATGCTATCTTTGATTTTGTAAAAAAAATAAGCTCAAAGCAAACAAACCTTGGTTTGAAAGAATTGCTCCTGATTTTTCAAAAACTCATTTCCTATAATATATCTCTTGAAGTATCTTATTTTTCAGGATCATCACAGAGTGTCTTCTTAGGTACGATGCACAGCGCCAAAGGCCTTGAGTTTGATACCGTATTTATCGTTAATCAGACAGAAGCTTCCTGGAAACCTTTGCCCAATAAAAATTTTATTTTGCCCGATAAATATCTATGGGAAGAGACGCATTCAGCAGAAGATGACCGAAGATTATTTTACGTGGGAATGACCAGAGCTGAGAGACAGCTTTACATTTCCTTTCCAGACAAAAACATATCAGATAAAACAAGCAACCCCTCCAGGTTTGTCAACGAACTCTTGGAATCTGGTTTGGTGGAATTGAGGAAGGAGACCATTTCTTCTGAAGAGCTCACGGATCACATAGGACAGCAGTTGCAGTACCATCACAGAAATTTTGAGCAGATCGAAAGAGCATTGCTTGACCGGTTTTTAGAGAAATACGAGATGTCTGCTACTTCTTTGCAAAAGTATCTAAATTGTCCATTGCAATTTTACCATGAAACAGTATTGAGAATTCCCGGTGCGCGGACAGCTTATCTTGGATATGGCAATGCTGTACATCAGACTCTTGAAAAGTACTTCGCTGAAAATCTACAACGGTCAGATCTCAATGAGGAGAGACTCAAATTTCTATTTGGAAACGCCATGAGAAAATACAAATCTCACTTTACGGATTCTGAATATGTGAAGTATCTGCAAGAAGGAATTGTGCATCTTTCCGGATTTTTAAAGAAAAAGTCATCTGACTGGACAGGTGTGATACGCCATTCCATCGAATTAAGTTTTAAGAACAGAAGACATTTGTCTGTGCCAATATCGGGAAAAATAGACCGTATTGATTTTTTACCAAGCGGTGTTCGCATTGTGGATTACAAAACCGGTAACCCCAATTATCTAAAATCTAAAATAAAAGCACCGAATGAAAAAAATCCCCATGGCGGTGACTACTGGTTGCAAATGGTGTTTTACAAAATTCTTCTCCAAACAGAATCTCATTTGTATCCATCCTTGCTGGATGGAGTTTTCTACAACATTGCACCTGACCAATACGGTGAATATCACAGCGCGCATTTAGCGCCCAGTGCACAAGATATTGCCTTGGTGGGAAATTTGATAAGCGAAACTTACGACAAAATAAAAAATGGAATATTTACACCGGGATGCGGGAAGGAAGATTGTGTATGGTGTCGGTATTACCAACAAAAGAAACTTAGTCTTCCCGAAACTGATTTTGAAACGGAAGAAGATTAA
- a CDS encoding alanine dehydrogenase — MSHPVYFPVEKNFTQTQVEMKDFLKAKNSISIGIPKESFYHENRVGLVPHSVHNLVARGHQVWVEAGAGEKSNFSDHNYAEAGAEICSSKQKVFEANVILKVSPPTLEDLNLFKTNQILISPLHLPMIQPDYIQILRQKRVTALAMEYMQSEDNSFPLVRVMSEIAGLAVIHTAAELLTNTNKGRGVLLGGVSGVPPSKVLILGAGVVAEFATRAALALGASVRIFDDEIHKLTRIQSRIGIPLYTSSLNPVSLLQQLVSADVVIGAIHSKIGRTPVVVTEEMVMQMKPGSVIIDVSIDQGGCFETSQLTTHDQPTRVMHGVIHYGVPNIASKVSRTASIAISNIITPILQRAGDAGSIEEILYQYKGLRNGIYTYKGCLTNEYLSKRFGIKYTNLELLLTSII; from the coding sequence ATGAGTCATCCAGTTTATTTTCCGGTTGAAAAGAATTTTACCCAGACACAAGTAGAAATGAAGGATTTTCTAAAGGCCAAAAATTCAATAAGCATCGGTATTCCTAAAGAAAGTTTTTACCACGAGAATAGAGTGGGCTTGGTACCGCATTCGGTTCACAATTTGGTGGCAAGAGGCCATCAGGTCTGGGTGGAAGCAGGGGCAGGCGAAAAATCCAATTTCAGCGATCACAATTATGCGGAAGCCGGGGCAGAAATCTGTTCATCCAAACAGAAGGTATTTGAAGCCAATGTGATACTTAAAGTTTCTCCTCCTACCCTGGAAGATTTGAATCTCTTCAAAACAAATCAAATTCTCATTTCCCCTTTGCATCTTCCAATGATTCAACCCGATTATATACAAATTCTTCGGCAGAAAAGAGTCACAGCGTTGGCGATGGAGTATATGCAATCAGAAGACAATAGTTTTCCTTTGGTTCGTGTTATGAGCGAAATTGCAGGATTGGCGGTGATTCACACTGCGGCAGAACTACTCACCAATACCAATAAGGGACGCGGGGTATTGTTAGGAGGAGTTAGTGGTGTGCCTCCATCCAAGGTGTTGATCCTGGGTGCCGGAGTGGTGGCAGAATTTGCCACCAGGGCAGCGTTGGCCCTTGGAGCCTCGGTGCGTATTTTTGACGACGAAATACACAAGTTGACTCGTATTCAAAGCAGAATTGGAATACCCTTGTACACTTCATCCTTAAATCCGGTTTCATTGCTTCAACAACTGGTTTCAGCCGATGTAGTGATTGGTGCCATCCATTCGAAAATAGGTCGCACTCCTGTCGTGGTCACTGAAGAAATGGTCATGCAAATGAAACCAGGTTCTGTCATTATTGATGTTTCCATAGATCAAGGTGGCTGTTTTGAAACAAGTCAATTAACCACGCATGACCAGCCCACACGAGTAATGCATGGAGTGATTCATTATGGAGTTCCCAATATCGCTTCAAAGGTATCCCGCACCGCTTCTATTGCCATTAGCAATATTATAACACCCATTCTGCAAAGAGCCGGAGATGCAGGTAGTATTGAAGAAATACTGTATCAGTATAAGGGCTTGAGAAATGGAATCTATACCTACAAAGGATGTTTAACCAATGAATACCTGAGTAAAAGATTTGGAATTAAATACACCAATTTAGAACTCTTGCTTACATCCATTATTTAA
- a CDS encoding SulP family inorganic anion transporter has product MPSKGDFFGGLTAGIVALPLALAFGVQSGLGPAAGLYGAIILGFFAAWLGGTPAQISGPTGPMTVITAATIGSLVGLVGSVEKALPAIIVCFVLAGLIQIILGLIRLGDYIKYIPYPVISGFMSGIGLIIILLQIFPAFGMESPQTTVEVIQKISQIPNGFNPYAIFYTFLTIVIIYLFPKLKTGVPSSLVALVVVSCLAQLTFWQVPIIGQVPNGFPSPRMGGWFDIPSHAWLLIINSAATLAALGAIDSLLTSVVADNLTRTRHHSNQELIGQGIGNSLAGLFGGIPGAGATMRTLVNVSSGGKTRSSGMIHGLVLLLILLGLGKYAALIPKSVLAGILFAVGLSILDYKGVRHVFKVPRHDAIVMVLVFIVTVFLDLLVAVGIGVVMSSILFMIQLGELMEERSTLKSIDSAHPEDQFLIRNEIPSQHLPNIVIDYLDGPLFFGYANSFQKKFAKVPEARFMILNMEKVPFVDQSGLYAMEEVILSSETKSVDILLVGLQAQPKARFRSINIIPDLISDDNVFENMEACVKWIKNYYLKLELTKSKSDIGAD; this is encoded by the coding sequence ATACCTTCTAAAGGAGATTTCTTCGGCGGTCTGACTGCCGGAATAGTTGCATTGCCATTGGCGTTGGCATTTGGGGTACAATCTGGTTTGGGCCCTGCCGCTGGTTTGTACGGAGCTATCATTTTGGGGTTTTTTGCGGCCTGGTTAGGTGGCACACCGGCTCAAATTAGTGGGCCCACGGGTCCAATGACTGTCATTACTGCTGCTACGATTGGTTCTCTGGTGGGTTTAGTCGGAAGTGTTGAGAAAGCCTTACCCGCTATCATCGTTTGTTTCGTTTTAGCAGGCCTAATACAAATCATTTTGGGATTGATCCGACTTGGTGACTATATCAAGTACATTCCATATCCGGTCATTTCCGGATTTATGAGCGGGATAGGTTTGATTATCATTTTATTGCAAATTTTTCCGGCATTTGGAATGGAATCTCCACAGACCACGGTTGAGGTTATTCAAAAAATCTCCCAGATCCCAAATGGATTTAACCCTTATGCCATATTCTACACTTTTCTGACCATTGTCATAATCTATCTTTTCCCTAAACTAAAAACCGGAGTGCCCAGTAGTCTTGTGGCATTGGTCGTGGTCTCCTGCCTGGCTCAGTTGACTTTTTGGCAGGTACCAATCATCGGGCAAGTACCAAATGGATTTCCATCACCCCGAATGGGTGGTTGGTTCGATATTCCTTCTCATGCATGGTTATTGATCATTAATTCCGCTGCTACACTGGCTGCTTTGGGTGCCATCGATTCTCTCCTGACCTCTGTGGTGGCAGACAATCTGACGAGGACACGTCACCACAGCAATCAGGAGTTGATTGGTCAAGGAATCGGTAATTCCCTTGCTGGCTTGTTTGGAGGAATACCCGGTGCGGGTGCAACCATGCGGACACTTGTCAATGTGAGCTCCGGAGGCAAAACCAGATCTTCAGGGATGATCCACGGTCTGGTTCTTTTGTTGATTTTATTGGGATTGGGTAAATATGCCGCATTAATTCCCAAATCGGTTCTTGCTGGAATTCTATTTGCGGTGGGATTGTCAATATTGGATTACAAGGGAGTCCGCCATGTTTTTAAAGTACCACGACATGATGCCATCGTAATGGTGCTGGTTTTCATTGTAACCGTTTTTTTGGATTTATTGGTGGCTGTGGGTATTGGTGTCGTCATGTCGAGCATCCTTTTTATGATTCAGCTGGGTGAACTAATGGAAGAAAGGAGCACCTTAAAATCCATTGATTCAGCCCATCCCGAAGACCAATTTCTGATACGCAATGAAATTCCAAGCCAGCATTTGCCAAATATAGTAATTGATTATCTAGATGGGCCTTTGTTTTTTGGATATGCCAATTCATTTCAAAAGAAATTTGCCAAAGTCCCCGAGGCCAGATTTATGATCCTGAATATGGAAAAAGTGCCTTTTGTGGATCAATCTGGTTTGTACGCCATGGAGGAAGTCATATTAAGCAGCGAAACCAAAAGTGTGGACATCCTGTTGGTGGGATTACAAGCCCAACCCAAAGCCAGGTTTAGATCCATTAACATTATCCCTGATTTAATTAGCGATGACAATGTATTTGAAAATATGGAAGCTTGTGTAAAATGGATAAAGAATTACTATTTGAAACTTGAACTTACAAAATCCAAATCTGATATCGGAGCAGATTAG
- a CDS encoding DUF4199 domain-containing protein has protein sequence MKNLKIEFKWALLFIFMTWIWMFLERLAGLHDRYIDVHPRITMLIVAPSLLIYFLALKEKKQNMLSGKMTFMDGFISGLWITGFITLLTPLSQYIISVWITPAYFQNAIEYSIGKGTSRTDAEAYFNLKVYMYQATFSTPVMGTLTSAVSAYFMRSK, from the coding sequence TTGAAGAATTTAAAAATTGAATTTAAGTGGGCTTTGCTTTTTATTTTTATGACCTGGATCTGGATGTTTTTGGAAAGACTTGCCGGTCTGCATGATCGTTATATTGATGTCCATCCAAGGATCACGATGCTGATAGTTGCACCCTCATTGTTAATTTATTTTCTTGCTTTGAAAGAGAAAAAACAGAATATGCTCAGCGGCAAAATGACTTTCATGGATGGTTTTATTTCTGGATTATGGATCACGGGTTTTATCACCCTTTTGACGCCTTTGAGCCAATACATCATTTCAGTATGGATCACTCCAGCATATTTTCAAAATGCCATTGAATACAGCATTGGAAAAGGAACTTCCCGCACGGACGCTGAAGCGTATTTTAATCTCAAAGTTTACATGTACCAGGCTACATTTTCAACTCCGGTGATGGGAACTTTGACATCCGCCGTATCGGCATATTTTATGCGAAGCAAATAA
- a CDS encoding carboxymuconolactone decarboxylase family protein, producing the protein MSLKSEFDEYRSRMNDLILSQDNLALKRFFSLDHQMYQEGALDVKTKELLGLVASMVLRCDDCIKYHLGKSFELGVQTKEIYEVFSIANMVGGSICIPHTRRAAEYWQELSHSNE; encoded by the coding sequence ATGTCATTAAAATCAGAATTTGACGAATACAGATCAAGAATGAATGATCTGATTTTATCGCAGGATAATCTAGCACTTAAGCGTTTTTTTTCTTTGGACCATCAAATGTATCAGGAAGGGGCACTGGACGTGAAAACCAAAGAGTTGCTTGGATTGGTGGCTTCCATGGTTTTGCGATGCGACGATTGCATCAAATACCACCTTGGTAAATCCTTTGAATTGGGAGTCCAAACAAAAGAGATATACGAGGTATTTTCAATTGCCAACATGGTGGGAGGATCTATTTGCATTCCACATACCCGAAGGGCCGCTGAATACTGGCAGGAGCTAAGTCATTCCAACGAGTGA